One Verrucomicrobiota bacterium DNA window includes the following coding sequences:
- a CDS encoding DUF72 domain-containing protein, with translation MSAGKAERLKVGCPVWAHSPWVGKFFSSDAKRSDFLPQYGSVFKAVEGNSSFYGLPSKDTIKRWNEEAQPDFEFCFKFPRIVSHDLLLRNAEKETVKFIKRVEPLGPHLGSFFLQLPSHFEPRHLEYLIAFLKRLPSDYTFAVEVRNPRFFEGSSDEHDFDRALSDLKVDRVIFDTRALFAGKAEDEDTEDAQRRKPRLPVSKTATASRPFIRFVGHPTMKLTEMYLKEWVDPVLQWLDQGLQPYFFTHMPDDLYAPDLGRRFTQLLSDAGLDLEIPKWPFELEPTKPEQMDLF, from the coding sequence ATGTCCGCGGGAAAAGCAGAACGGTTAAAAGTGGGTTGCCCGGTTTGGGCTCATAGTCCTTGGGTGGGAAAATTCTTTTCTTCCGATGCCAAGCGGTCCGACTTCCTTCCTCAATATGGAAGTGTCTTTAAAGCGGTAGAGGGGAACTCTTCATTCTACGGCCTGCCATCAAAGGACACCATTAAGCGTTGGAACGAAGAAGCTCAACCTGACTTTGAGTTTTGCTTCAAATTTCCAAGAATCGTAAGCCATGATTTGTTGCTGAGAAATGCGGAGAAAGAAACGGTCAAATTTATCAAAAGAGTCGAACCTCTTGGACCTCACCTGGGGTCATTTTTTCTTCAGCTACCTTCTCATTTTGAACCACGTCACCTTGAGTATCTAATCGCTTTTTTAAAACGCCTGCCAAGCGATTACACATTTGCGGTCGAAGTTCGAAATCCTCGATTCTTCGAGGGGAGTAGTGATGAGCATGATTTCGATCGAGCGCTTTCAGATCTCAAAGTGGATCGAGTTATTTTCGATACCAGAGCTCTCTTTGCTGGCAAAGCTGAGGATGAGGACACTGAAGACGCGCAACGGAGAAAGCCACGACTACCCGTCTCAAAAACAGCCACTGCTTCGCGGCCTTTCATCCGTTTTGTCGGGCATCCAACAATGAAGCTAACTGAGATGTACCTTAAAGAATGGGTGGATCCGGTTTTGCAATGGCTTGACCAAGGTTTACAACCTTACTTTTTTACTCACATGCCCGACGATTTATATGCTCCGGATCTTGGAAGACGCTTTACTCAGCTGCTGTCCGACGCGGGCCTTGACCTGGAGATTCCAAAATGGCCGTTCGAACTGGAGCCAACAAAACCCGAGCAGATGGATCTTTTCTGA
- a CDS encoding AraC family transcriptional regulator: protein MESLQLLHVLKRAFLNNISWLKASQTCRYRFETLGVCEFRPEFKVTAHSHKNYEVGLALHGTGELVFGGDLKRLEPGGLYLIEPGTTHRLSASPNEAFSALIITITPEPFLPESAAEPIPGISSSRLLDASGIEKIVFARAELIRVKMPDPVSLSLFVRYLGFEMLTLLSHGNSPDAWSLTDRAIRYIEDLLPGKLDLTSMAPDLGASERTLRRHFQKEQGKSISEYLGERRMVLAERYLSLHLAVSDVARMVGFESTSQLSRLFQKQKGITPKGWQKTIAPTRRIVRPKC, encoded by the coding sequence ATGGAATCGCTGCAATTACTTCACGTTTTAAAAAGAGCCTTTCTCAACAACATCTCCTGGTTGAAGGCCTCACAGACGTGTCGTTATAGATTTGAAACTCTAGGTGTTTGCGAATTTCGCCCAGAGTTTAAAGTTACCGCTCATTCTCATAAAAATTATGAAGTGGGGTTGGCGTTGCATGGAACTGGAGAGTTAGTTTTCGGAGGCGACCTCAAACGGCTGGAGCCAGGCGGGTTGTATCTGATTGAGCCTGGAACTACCCATCGTTTATCGGCCTCCCCAAATGAAGCTTTTTCAGCCCTCATTATAACTATCACTCCTGAACCTTTTTTACCCGAATCTGCAGCCGAACCAATCCCCGGGATCAGCTCTTCAAGACTCCTTGATGCTAGCGGAATCGAAAAGATTGTTTTCGCCAGGGCAGAATTAATTAGAGTGAAAATGCCGGACCCTGTATCACTTAGTTTGTTTGTCCGTTACCTCGGTTTTGAAATGCTCACACTTTTATCACATGGCAATTCCCCAGATGCTTGGTCTTTAACAGATCGTGCAATCAGGTATATCGAAGACCTTCTACCTGGAAAGCTTGACCTAACCAGCATGGCGCCAGACTTGGGGGCATCTGAAAGGACTCTCCGGCGGCATTTTCAAAAGGAACAAGGAAAGTCTATTTCTGAGTACCTTGGCGAACGTCGCATGGTGCTGGCCGAACGATATTTATCACTCCACCTTGCGGTGTCCGATGTTGCTCGAATGGTCGGATTCGAGTCCACGAGTCAGTTGTCTCGCTTGTTCCAGAAACAGAAGGGAATCACACCCAAAGGGTGGCAAAAAACGATCGCGCCAACTCGAAGGATAGTAAGGCCGAAATGCTAA